The following are encoded together in the Heliangelus exortis chromosome 15, bHelExo1.hap1, whole genome shotgun sequence genome:
- the CNOT6 gene encoding CCR4-NOT transcription complex subunit 6 isoform X2, which yields MPKEKYDPPDPRRMYTIMSSEEAANGKKSHWAELEISGKVRSLSSSLWTLTHLTALHLSDNSLSRIPSDIAKLHNLVYLDLSSNKIRSLPAELGNMVSLRELHLNNNLLRVLPFELGKLFQLQTLGLKGNPLTQDILNLYQEPDGTRRLLNYLLDNLAVSTEQPPPRSWIMLQEPDRTRPTALFSVMCYNVLCDKYATRQLYGYCPSWALNWEYRKKAIMQEILSCNADIISLQEVETEQYYSFFLVELKERGYNGFFSPKSRARTMSEQERKHVDGCAIFFKTEKFTLVQKHTVEFNQLAMANSEGSEAMLNRVMTKDNIGVAVLLELRKELIEMSSGKPHLGMEKQLVLVANAHMHWDPDYSDVKLVQTMMFLSEVKNIIDKASRSLKPGVSGELGTIPLVLCADLNSLPDSGVVEYLSTGGVETNHKDFKELRYNESLTNFSCNGKNGTTNGRITHGFKLKSAYENGLMPYTNYTFDFKGIIDYIFYSKPQLNILGILGPLDHHWLIENNISGCPHPLIPSDHFSLFAQLELLLPFLPPVNGIHLPGRR from the exons ATGCCCAAGGAAAAGTACGATCCACCTGATCCACGGAGGATGTACACAATTATGTCCTCAGAGGAGGCAGCCAACGGGAAGAAATCACACTGGGCAGAGTTGGAAATAAGTG GGAAAGTGAGAAGCTTGAGTTCATCATTGTGGACACTGACCCACTTGACAGCTTTGCATCTCAGTGACAATTCCTTATCCCGAATTCCTTCAGACATTGCCAAGCTTCACAATCTGGTTTATCTGGACCTGTCCTCGAATAAAATCCGCAGTTTACCAGCAGAGCTCGGAAACATGGTGTCACTCAG GGAACTACATTTAAATAACAACCTGTTACGAGTTTTACCTTTTGAGCTGGGAAAACTGTTCCAGTTACAGACTTTGGGTCTGAAAG GAAATCCACTCACACAGGATATTCTGAACCTTTACCAGGAACCAGATGGGACGCGAAGGCTACTGAACTATTTGCTTGATAATTTGGCAG TTTCAACAGAACAGCCACCTCCAAGGTCTTGGATTATGTTGCAAGAACCAGACCGTACAAGACCAACAG CATTGTTTTCTGTCATGTGTTACAACGTGCTCTGTGATAAATACGCTACCCGGCAGCTGTATGGCTACTGCCCATCTTGGGCACTGAACTgggaatacagaaaaaaagccattatGCAGGAAATCCTGAGCTGCAATGCTGACATCATAAGTCTTCAG GAGGTTGAAACTGAGCAGTACTACAGTTTTTTCCTGGTAGAATTGAAGGAACGTGGCTACAATGGATTCTTCAGTCCAAAATCTAGAGCTAGGACAATGtcagaacaggaaagaaaacatgtcGATGGTTGTGCAAtatttttcaagacagaaaa ATTTACTTTGGTTCAAAAACATACTGTTGAGTTCAATCAACTTGCTATGGCAAACTCAGAAGGTTCAGAAGCTATGCTGAACAGAGTTATGACAAAAGACAACATTGGAGTTGCTGTATTGTTAGAACTGCGAAAGGAATTGATAGAAATGTCAT ctgGAAAGCCACATCTTGGGATGGAAAAGCAGCTGGTTCTTGTAGCTAATGCACATATGCATTGGGACCCAGATTATTCTGATGTGAAGCTGGTTCAGACTATGATGTTCCTGTCCGAGGTAAAGAACATTATTGATAAAGCTTCTCGTAGTCTCAAACCTGGTGTTTCGGGAGAACTTGGAACCATTCCACTTGTACTGTGTGCAGATCTCAATTCTCTACCAGACTCTG GTGTTGTTGAGTACTTGAGCACTGGTGGAGTggaaacaaaccacaaagaTTTTAAGGAACTGAGGTACAATGAAAGTCTTACTAACTTCAGCTGTAATGGGAAAAATGGAACAACAAATGGAAGAATTACACACGGTTTTAAGTTGAAGAGTGCCTATGAGAATGGTCTAATGCCTTATACAAATTACACATTTGACTTCAAG GGTATTATTGACTACATCTTCTACTCTAAACCTCAGCTAAACATACTTGGCATTCTTGGACCTTTGGATCATCATTGGTTAATAGAGAACAATATAAGTGGTTGTCCACATCCACTCATCCCTTCTGACCACTTCTCACTTTTTGCACAACTGGAGCTCttgctgcctttcctgcctcctgtAAATGGAATCCATCTCCCTGGCAGGAGGTAG
- the CNOT6 gene encoding CCR4-NOT transcription complex subunit 6 isoform X1, giving the protein MPKEKYDPPDPRRMYTIMSSEEAANGKKSHWAELEISGKVRSLSSSLWTLTHLTALHLSDNSLSRIPSDIAKLHNLVYLDLSSNKIRSLPAELGNMVSLRELHLNNNLLRVLPFELGKLFQLQTLGLKGNPLTQDILNLYQEPDGTRRLLNYLLDNLAGTAKRISTEQPPPRSWIMLQEPDRTRPTALFSVMCYNVLCDKYATRQLYGYCPSWALNWEYRKKAIMQEILSCNADIISLQEVETEQYYSFFLVELKERGYNGFFSPKSRARTMSEQERKHVDGCAIFFKTEKFTLVQKHTVEFNQLAMANSEGSEAMLNRVMTKDNIGVAVLLELRKELIEMSSGKPHLGMEKQLVLVANAHMHWDPDYSDVKLVQTMMFLSEVKNIIDKASRSLKPGVSGELGTIPLVLCADLNSLPDSGVVEYLSTGGVETNHKDFKELRYNESLTNFSCNGKNGTTNGRITHGFKLKSAYENGLMPYTNYTFDFKGIIDYIFYSKPQLNILGILGPLDHHWLIENNISGCPHPLIPSDHFSLFAQLELLLPFLPPVNGIHLPGRR; this is encoded by the exons ATGCCCAAGGAAAAGTACGATCCACCTGATCCACGGAGGATGTACACAATTATGTCCTCAGAGGAGGCAGCCAACGGGAAGAAATCACACTGGGCAGAGTTGGAAATAAGTG GGAAAGTGAGAAGCTTGAGTTCATCATTGTGGACACTGACCCACTTGACAGCTTTGCATCTCAGTGACAATTCCTTATCCCGAATTCCTTCAGACATTGCCAAGCTTCACAATCTGGTTTATCTGGACCTGTCCTCGAATAAAATCCGCAGTTTACCAGCAGAGCTCGGAAACATGGTGTCACTCAG GGAACTACATTTAAATAACAACCTGTTACGAGTTTTACCTTTTGAGCTGGGAAAACTGTTCCAGTTACAGACTTTGGGTCTGAAAG GAAATCCACTCACACAGGATATTCTGAACCTTTACCAGGAACCAGATGGGACGCGAAGGCTACTGAACTATTTGCTTGATAATTTGGCAGGTACTGCAAAAAGAA TTTCAACAGAACAGCCACCTCCAAGGTCTTGGATTATGTTGCAAGAACCAGACCGTACAAGACCAACAG CATTGTTTTCTGTCATGTGTTACAACGTGCTCTGTGATAAATACGCTACCCGGCAGCTGTATGGCTACTGCCCATCTTGGGCACTGAACTgggaatacagaaaaaaagccattatGCAGGAAATCCTGAGCTGCAATGCTGACATCATAAGTCTTCAG GAGGTTGAAACTGAGCAGTACTACAGTTTTTTCCTGGTAGAATTGAAGGAACGTGGCTACAATGGATTCTTCAGTCCAAAATCTAGAGCTAGGACAATGtcagaacaggaaagaaaacatgtcGATGGTTGTGCAAtatttttcaagacagaaaa ATTTACTTTGGTTCAAAAACATACTGTTGAGTTCAATCAACTTGCTATGGCAAACTCAGAAGGTTCAGAAGCTATGCTGAACAGAGTTATGACAAAAGACAACATTGGAGTTGCTGTATTGTTAGAACTGCGAAAGGAATTGATAGAAATGTCAT ctgGAAAGCCACATCTTGGGATGGAAAAGCAGCTGGTTCTTGTAGCTAATGCACATATGCATTGGGACCCAGATTATTCTGATGTGAAGCTGGTTCAGACTATGATGTTCCTGTCCGAGGTAAAGAACATTATTGATAAAGCTTCTCGTAGTCTCAAACCTGGTGTTTCGGGAGAACTTGGAACCATTCCACTTGTACTGTGTGCAGATCTCAATTCTCTACCAGACTCTG GTGTTGTTGAGTACTTGAGCACTGGTGGAGTggaaacaaaccacaaagaTTTTAAGGAACTGAGGTACAATGAAAGTCTTACTAACTTCAGCTGTAATGGGAAAAATGGAACAACAAATGGAAGAATTACACACGGTTTTAAGTTGAAGAGTGCCTATGAGAATGGTCTAATGCCTTATACAAATTACACATTTGACTTCAAG GGTATTATTGACTACATCTTCTACTCTAAACCTCAGCTAAACATACTTGGCATTCTTGGACCTTTGGATCATCATTGGTTAATAGAGAACAATATAAGTGGTTGTCCACATCCACTCATCCCTTCTGACCACTTCTCACTTTTTGCACAACTGGAGCTCttgctgcctttcctgcctcctgtAAATGGAATCCATCTCCCTGGCAGGAGGTAG